In a single window of the Salmo trutta chromosome 21, fSalTru1.1, whole genome shotgun sequence genome:
- the LOC115156710 gene encoding guanine nucleotide-binding protein G(I)/G(S)/G(O) subunit gamma-12-like yields the protein MSSKMPSSNNIAQARRTVQQLRIEASIERIKVSKASADLMHYCGEHAKYDPLLMGIPASENPFKDKKPCTIL from the exons ATGTCATCGAAGATGCCAAGCTCTAACAACATAGCCCAAGCCAGGAGGACAGTACAACAGCTGAGGATAGAGGCCAGTATTGAGAGGATAAAG GTATCTAAGGCCTCGGCGGACCTCATGCACTACTGTGGTGAACACGCCAAGTACGACCCTCTGCTCATGGGAATCCCTGCCTCAGAGAACCCCTTCAAGGACAAAAAGCCCTGCACTATATTGTAG
- the LOC115156711 gene encoding growth arrest and DNA damage-inducible protein GADD45 alpha-like codes for MCKMTFEELSGDYSAERMDTVAKALEEVLSLALPQGCITVGVYEAAKSLNVDPDNVVLCILATDDDDVKDVALQIHFTLIQAFCCENDISILRVNNTRRLAEILGGGTQGGEPMDLHCVLVTSPHSSSWKDPALSKVNRFCRESRCMDQWVPIINLPER; via the exons ATGTGCAAAATGACATTTGAGGAACTAAGTGGGGATTATTCTGCAGAAAG GATGGACACAGTGGCAAAAGCATTGGAAGAGGTTCTCTCATTGGCATTACCCCAAGGATGCATAACAGTAGGGGTCTATGAAGCAGCAAAATCATTGAATGT AGATCCAGATAATGTGGTTCTGTGCATCCTGGCTACAGATGACGATGATGTAAAGGACGTGGCCCTTCAGATCCACTTCACCCTGATCCAGGCATTCTGCTGTGAGAATGACATCAGCATCCTGCGAGTTAACAACACCAGGCGTCTGGCAGAGATCCTCGGCGGAGGGACACAGGGGGGAGAGCCCATGGATCTGCACTGTGTCCTGGTCACT AGCCCACACTCCTCCTCCTGGAAAGACCCAGCCCTGAGCAAAGTGAACCGCTTCTGCAGGGAGAGCCGGTGCATGGACCAGTGGGTACCCATCATTAACCTCCCTGAGCGATGA